The following coding sequences are from one Triticum aestivum cultivar Chinese Spring chromosome 5A, IWGSC CS RefSeq v2.1, whole genome shotgun sequence window:
- the LOC123103773 gene encoding uncharacterized protein isoform X3, which translates to MDRGIEMFVLDALKNGYFPIVMNPRGCGGSPLTTPRLFTAADSDDICTTIRFINSKRPWTTIMGVGWGYGANMLTKYLVEAGESTPLTAAVCIDNPFDLQEATRTFPHNIALDQKLTTGLVDILRANKELFQGKDKDFDVQKALSANCLRDFDGAISMVSHGFANVDDFYSENSVRPSVASLKIPVLFIQSDDGTVPLMSVPRSSISENPFTSLLLCSCVHSTGFTFERYTELWCQNLTLEWLSAVEFALLKGRHPLIKDVDITVNPSKGLAFTVPQPNDNKVPKEDNFHEQAQFFLSNNFPHGINGLLNDSANGYSGAQNSKNGLLKDNGDIGRIIKEADEQEPEEIPEDIEKGHVSGAQNSKNGLLKDNGDVGRIIKEADEEEPEEIPEDVEKGHVLQSAGLVMNMLDATMPGTLDDDQKNKVLVAVEQGESLVKALEEAVPEDVREKLTSSVTEILQSKRHNFNLDALKRGWTNARSTTKTVVQEKVKESDHESGAKDAKILDQNRSVTSIGEGDQKETNLTSNDNNSADGIDLSQAKPVGTGIEMGSEQTQLDKSEKDNSGVNESSEEKQEADQGSVTEPKHLSNDPSTANSKGTPKEQVQSADATAEQNPQSNMVDKEVDVVHANEDTVALNVVDQSTQISKTEESKHPSVNNVRQALDALTDFDDSTQMAVNSVFGVIENMIDQFQKHKDSEDRENSAGATDKPPVDETKSDVMVDVDNELSGKDKNPSSSGESQHNTSVKARSIMSEDHNFSEKKSDLNTVPPSKGKIRNSQRNIPGNDVDGDVAKIVSGSPDYLLDVAASSYLKVQYALYLHEYLTRQLQLESPDLNSATDLFLDPQEGKWKLADQMDNVQGDISISGKYSFVNEGIKHADSSQAPPRTGNVILPPYSALRNFADSETKRKVIEKLPGNALRQTLTYFISDELTNTLKTEVGRRLGITKAEKLQRSLAHDVERLATQVSRTIVHDSELYRATSVQRNPTTVKFGVVHGENVVEAISTAVLQSHDLRKVLPVGVIVGVTLASLRNYFHVGVSKHDNLTKAAVKSGILDEDLIVQDADEGNMDNLSTQKEANADLCTQKEANTDYYIEKPGEHKQQEITKSDGKGMMVGAVTAALGASAFVAHHQQKNAEEHDSSTQHNLDDTELEKSQNNLVRSFAEKAMSVAAPVVPKKGGGELDHDRLVAVLAELGQRGGILKFVGKLALLWGGIRGALSLTDRLILFLRISERNLFQRNTEGVYIFMVMSYYHAVLNSPLSNS; encoded by the exons ATGGACAGGGGCATCGAGATGTTCGTGCTGGATGCGCTCAAGAATGGCTACTTCCCCATTGTCATGAACCCCAGAGGCTGCGGCGGATCACCGCTTACTACGCCAAG GTTATTTACAGCAGCTGACAGTGATGACATCTGCACAACGATCCGCTTTATAAACAGCAAAAGGCCATGGACGACAATAATGGGTGTTGGGTggggttatggtgccaatatgctGACAAAGTACCTTGTGGAAGCTGGAGAGTCTACTCCTCTTACGGCTGCTGTTTGTATTGACAATCCTTTTGACCTACAGGAAGCAACAAGAACATTTCCTCATAATATCGCTCTTGATCAAAAGCTCACAACTGGCTTGGTTGATATTCTGCGTGCGAATAAG GAACTCTTTCAAGGAAAGGATAAAGACTTTGATGTCCAAAAGGCTTTATCGGCGAACTGTTTGCGTGACTTTGATGGAGCAATATCCATGGTTTCACATGGGTTTGCTAATGTTGATGACTTCTATTCGGAAAATAGCGTGAGGCCTTCAGTTGCCAGTTTGAAAATACCTGTTCTCTTTATACAG AGTGATGATGGGACTGTGCCACTTATGTCAGTACCGCGTAGTTCAATATCAGAAAATCCTTTTACCAGCCTTCTCCTTTGTTCTTGTGTACACTCAACTGGATTCACCTTTGAGAGATACACTGAATTATGGTGCCAGAATCTTACCCTAGAG TGGTTGTCAGCAGTGGAGTTTGCTCTTCTTAAGGGTCGTCATCCGCTTATCAAAGATGTGGATATCACCGTTAACCCATCCAAAGGTCTAGCATTCACCGTACCTCAACCGAATGATAATAAGGTCCCCAAAGAGGACAATTTTCATGAGCAAGCTCAGTTTTTTCTCTCTAATAATTTTCCCCATGGAATAAATGGGCTGCTCAATGATTCTGCAAATGGATATTCTGGTGCTCAAAATAGCAAAAATGGCCTGTTAAAAGATAATGGTGATATAGGCAGAATAATCAAAGAGGCTGATGAACAGGAGCCAGAAGAGATTCCTGAAGATATTGAAAAAGGTCATGTATCTGGTGCTCAAAATAGCAAAAATGGGCTGTTAAAAGATAATGGTGATGTAGGCAGGATAATCAAAGAGGCTGATGAAGAGGAGCCAGAAGAGATTCCTGAAGATGTTGAAAAAGGTCATGTACTACAATCAGCAGGTCTTGTGATGAATATGCTGGATGCTACAATGCCTGGCACTCTGGATGATGATCAAAAGAACAAG GTTCTGGTGGCAGTAGAACAAGGTGAATCTCTTGTAAAAGCTCTAGAAGAAGCTGTACCTGAAGATGTGCGTGAAAAGCTTACGTCGTCTGTGACTGAAATTTTACAATCTAAACGACACAATTTCAATTTGGATGCATTGAAGCGCGGCTGGACCAATGCAAGATCAACCACCAAGACTGTTGTCCAAGAAAAGGTCAAAGAGTCAGACCATGAGAGTGGAGCTAAGGATGCCAAAATTCTTGACCAGAACAGGAGTGTTACATCCATTGGTGAGGGAGACCAAAAAGAGACTAATCTGACCTCAAACGACAACAATTCTGCTGATGGTATCGATTTATCACAAGCAAAGCCTGTAGGAACTGGAATCGAAATGGGAAGTGAACAGACTCAACTCGATAAATCTGAGAAAGATAACTCTGGAGTGAATGAAAGCAGTGAAGAGAAGCAAGAGGCCGATCAGGGCAGTGTAACAGAACCAAAGCATCTTTCCAATGATCCATCAACAGCCAACTCAAAAGGAACTCCCAAGGAGCAAGTGCAGTCGGCAGATGCTACAGCAGAGCAGAATCCACAGTCCAATATGGTAGACAAGGAAGTTGATGTAGTTCATGCCAATGAAGATACGGTTGCACTTAATGTTGTTGATCAGAGCACACAAATCTCTAAAACAGAAGAATCTAAACATCCGTCCGTTAATAATGTGAGACAGGCATTGGATGCCTTAACTGATTTTGATGACTCGACTCAAATGGCTGTCAATAGTGTGTTCGGAGTTATTGAAAATATGATTGACCAGTTTCAAAAGCACAAGGACTCTGAGGACAGGGAGAATTCTGCTGGAGCCACCGATAAACCTCCTGTTGATGAGACAAAGTCTGATGTGATGGTGGATGTGGACAATGAGTTAAGTGGAAAGGACAAAAATCCATCATCATCTGGTGAATCACAACATAATACTTCTGTTAAAGCTCGTTCAATCATGTCTGAAGATCATAATTTTAGTGAGAAAAAATCTGATTTGAACACTGTCCCACCTTCGAAAGGAAAAATCAGAAATTCTCAAAGAAATATACCTGGAAATGATGTTGATGGTGATGTTGCAAAGATAGTGAGTGGCTCACCTGATTACTTGTTGGACGTAGCTGCCAGTTCTTATTTGAAGGTGCAGTATGCTTTGTACCTTCATGAATATCTTACAAGGCAACTGCAACTTGAGTCACCAGATTTGAACTCGGCAACTGATCTTTTCCTTGATCCGCAAGAGGGTAAATGGAAACTAGCAGATCAAATGGACAATGTGCAAGGTGACATTTCTATATCTGGAAAATATAGCTTCGTTAATGAAGGGATCAAGCATGCAGATTCTTCCCAAGCTCCACCTAGGACAGGCAATGTTATTTTGCCACCATACTCAGCTCTGCGAAATTTTGCAGACTCTGAAACCAAAAGGAAGGTAATTGAGAAGTTGCCTGGTAATGCTTTGAGACAGACACTCACATACTTTATTAGTGATGAGTTAACAAATACTCTCAAAACTGAAGTTGGTCGCAGACTGGGGATAACAAAAGCTGAGAAACTTCAAAGAAGTCTTGCACATGATGTAGAACGACTCGCTACTCAAGTTTCTAGAACTATTGTCCATGACTCTGAGTTATACAGAGCAACATCTGTGCAGAGGAATCCAACGACTGTGAAATTTGGTGTGGTCCATGGCGAAAATGTTGTTGAAGCTATATCAACTGCAGTTCTGCAATCTCATGATCTGAGGAAGGTTCTTCCAGTGGGTGTGATAGTTGGCGTAACTTTAGCGTCCTTGAGAAACTACTTCCATGTTGGTGTCTCTAAGCATGACAACCTTACAAAAGCTGCGGTCAAGTCAGGAATTTTGGATGAGGATCTTATTGTTCAGGATGCTGACGAAGGAAATATGGATAATCTTTCCACACAGAAAGAGGCAAATGCTGATCTTTGCACACAAAAAGAAGCAAATACAGATTATTATATCGAAAAACCCGGTGAGCACAAGCAACAGGAGATAACAAAGTCAGATGGTAAAGGCATGATGGTTGGGGCTGTAACGGCTGCCCTAGGTGCTTCTGCATTCGTAGCACATCATCAA CAAAAGAATGCTGAAGAGCATGATAGCAGCACACAGCATAATCTTGACGACACTGAACTGGAAAAGAGCCAGAACAACTTAGTGAGAAGCTTTGCTGAGAAAGCCATGTCTGTTGCAGCTCCGGTGGTACCCAAGAAGGGTGGTGGTGAACTTGATCACGATAG GCTCGTTGCTGTTCTAGCTGAACTAGGGCAAAGAGGTGGAATTTTGAAATTTGTGGGGAAACTTGCTCTGCTCTGGGGAGGTATTCGTGGTGCTTTGAGCTTGACTGACAGGCTCATCTTGTTCTTACGTATCAGCGAACGTAACTTATTTCAGAG GAATACAGAGGGAGTGTACATTTTCATGGTAATGTCTTATTATCATGCTGTGCTTAACTCGCCCTTATCAAATTCATAG